A region of the Muricauda sp. MAR_2010_75 genome:
GACAACTACTCACAACTTTACGAACGTGCGTTAAACAAGTACAATGAGTATGATGTATTGGTAATTGGTCATTCTTTGGGAAAAACAGACAAAGCGTTATTAAGTGAAATAATAAACTCTTCTAAACTGGGGAAGTTTTATTGCTTCAAAAGAAAGGATTTAGAACACACCCCTGAATTTGTGGAAAAAGAATTTGATGTTCTCAATAAAATGGCAAGTAGAATTTTTTCCAATGAACTGGACAAAAGAAAAAAAATGGTTCCCTTATCGAAAAGTGCTTTTTTCCCCTAAATTGAAAGCTCCCTAAGCCCTCTTTAGTGCCTTCTATGAAAAATGATGCGTTTTATTTAGACGGTTACAGGCATGCTCTGGATAATGCAAAATCTTTGTTGGATATTGCAACATGTGCGTCTGAAATGAATAACCGTGGAGCTGGAACATCACTTTGTATCCTTTCAGCAGAAGAATCTATAAAAGCAGTGTTTATATTACAGCAAAGTGTCAATCCAAATCAAAAAATAAGTGATTATGAAGATATATTCAAAAGCCACAAAACCAAACATGAGTATATCGTTGAACTCTTCAAACAAATGGATCGATTCAGATTCAAAATTTTAGAGGAATATGGGAAAGTTAGGCATGATCGAAAACTTAGAAGAAAAGTAGCCCGAAAAAACCCCAAAATAATGAAAACTGTAGATTGGGCCTTTCAAAATTTTAAATCCATACCTGAAATGATGGATACTTTTGATTGGTTCGAAAAAGCAAATGTTCAAAAAAATTATGGCCTGTATCTGGGTTTAAATCAGCAAAAAGGTGCATGGAACATCCCAATTAAAACAGAAGCGATTGTGTTTAAAAGAGCATTGAGAAACGCCAAGAATATCTATGAATATGCAGTCTACAGTAAGGAGATATTAACAGATCCAAGTGTTATTAAAAAGCATCAAACAGAGTAGCCACACTGCCTATTATTACTTTTGAAAATCCAAAAAGTTTAGTAAAAAAATAAAGTTACATTTTCTGCTGGATAAAAATGAATATCGCCTTGCTTAGTAAATTAGTTTGGTAAGTTTTGGGACGATTGCAGCGCGAAACCTTGTTTCGCTCGCTGTTGTGTTTTACCAAATAAGGAAGTCTTCTAAAAGATGGTCTTCTTTTGCAATTAAGGGGCAAAAACTAAGGATTGCCACGCATGACACATCTTAAGAGAGAGTTGAACTTGGGTTTACCTTGCTTTACAATAGAACAACCGTTTCAAATGTATGTAACTTAATCAATTTATCTCCGAATTAATCCTTTAAATATTCCTTCAATATTAAAAGTCATACCTTCTTTCACTACGATTGGGTCGTGATTTTGATTAATTGATTCCAGTATACATACTTCATTAGTTACCCTACGAAATTTTTTTATTCTAACTCCTCCATCCAAGCTGCAGACTACAATTTCACCATTCTCTGCAGATTGCTGTTTTTTCGCTATTACTAAATCTTTATTTCTTATTTCTGGAACCATTGAATCTCCCTCGGCTTGCACTAAAAATGCTTGATCGACAGAAAATGAAATTAAACTTGAAGGTAAAGGTATTCGCGTAATTGGGTTACCAGAAAGAATCGTTCCGTCAGGACCACATTTGGCTGGCCCATAAAGGTTTAGAAAAGTAATTGGTTCCTCAGGCGTAGATAAAATTTGATAATCAGAAGGGTTGCTAGGATTTCTTTTAAGCAGTCCTTTACTCTCTAATTGGTTAATATGGTGGTAAACAAGGCTAGGAGATGACAGCCCTAGCTCTTCCTGTAAGTCTCTCATTGATAATGGAGAGTCGAGATTTTTGGAAAGCAAATCTAGAAGTCGCTCTTGGGTTCTGTGAAGATTCATTGTTAATAACTTTTTGTTCAACTTTTTTTTGAACAATTGAAATTTATTAATTATTGAATAAATTTGAGTGTTCCAATAATAATAGAACGAATATATCAATTTAATCTTATCGTCATGGCAAAGAAAACAGTAAATTATAAAAAAGAGAGCATAAAAAATCTTCCTAATAACAAGCCTGTGGTATATAAGATTACGACAGCAGGTGGGACAAATAACTACACTGGAACAGCAAAAAGAGGAAGGGTTCAAGAAAGAATCGGAGAACATCTAAATGAAATTCCAGGAGCAAAAGTGCAAATTGAACAAATGCCTTCAATTGAGGATGCTAGAAAAAAAGAAGTCAATATTATTAGAAGATCCCAGCCCAAGTATAACAAACAAGGAAAGTAAGATGCCAAAAAGAATGACAGTTTCGCAATACAATAACTATGTGCGAAAACTACAAAGAGAACAAAAGAAAGCCATTGATAACTATAACCGTCAAGTAAAGGATTATAATAAAAAAGTCAAAAAGTCAGTTGACGACTATAATCGTGAGGTAAATGCTTACAACCAACGGGTTAAGTCAAATCGGAGACGTCTTCAGACTGAACTGAACAAATTGAGCCGGATTTCTACGACTTCAAGATATACAGTTTACCAAAGTTCCGTTGTAACACTGAACACCTATTATGAGTATCTTGACCAAAAATCTGGTCATGGCAATCTTAGCGAGCGATATAATCGCTATGTAGATTTATCCGAAAGAGAAGCAGCCAATAGTGCAGAGGTATTTAACGCTTTGGTTGATTCAGAACAATACGACCTGGATTCTGGATTAAATACTTCCACCATAACAAGTGAACTAAATAGAATTTCATTGGATTTGCACAGTAGATGGCAAGGAGCAATATTTTCATTAAATCCGAGAAATCCTGATGCTGCTAGGCATTTCTGTACTAGTGCTAGAGAAATCATCACCCAAATACTTGAAATTAAGGCGCCAGACTCACATGTTATATCTTTACTTCCAGATTGCGATTTGACAGATAATGGAAAACCTACTCGACGATCCAAAATCAGATTTCTGCTTTCCCAGAAAAACTTGTTAGACAATGATTTCGAAAACTTCGTTGAAGAAGATATGTCAAATATAATTGAGTTATTCAGGTTATTTAATGACGGAACGCACGGTTCTTCAGGGACCTTTTCCTTAACACAGCTTTCAAAAATTAAGAAACGTGTTGAGGATGGGATCATATTTCTTTCCGAGATAGCCAATTAAAACTTATTGATCATAAATTTCACAGTCAATCTTTAAAGTGAGTAAATCGGTGAGTAATATAAATTTAATATCATTAAATTATTAATTATCAATAATTTATAATTTAAGTTCTTGTCCCTCTTCCTCCGCTGAGAGACACCATCTCAAAACAAGAAACCCTGTAAATAATTGATTTACGGGGTTTTATTTTACAGCACATTTTTCACCAAAAGGAGCTTCCAAAATCGTTTAAAGCATTTTTAATCAATCATTTACATTGTTTTGCTTGGTATTCTTCTACAACTCCAGCCTACCACAAAGCGTTACCATTCATCTATTTTTCATCCTATTCAAACTATAATAAGTTGAATAACTGTATATTAGTAATGAAATCATCTTAAATGGTTAACCAGCATAAAGGTGTAGTTCCCCAAGCAACCCCTTAAAAGACTGGACTATGACAGATAACAGTTATGCCAATTCCCTGCTTGAGGTTTCATTAATTACCAAGCTTCTTCCAGCCTCATGCTTTAATCACAAAAGTCTTAATTCAATAATCAGGAAATAGGTTGGTTCACTTGCAATCATAACCTAAATCCATAAAGCTATATGCATGAAAACCTTAAACATCTTCACCATTTTTTTATCCATGTTGCTGTTATCCGCCTGTGGCGACTCCAAAAAAAAGGAAAACACCACTTCGGCTTCAGACACTTCTGAAACGGAAGTAAAGGCACCAACAAGCAATTCAATAGATCTTGAACAACAAGGGGATTATACCCAGTTATACGCTCCAGGCGAGGATTGTAAACTAACTGCCTCTCAATTGGCCGTGGCTTTAGGGTACAGCGATGACCAAGTGGAAGAACAAAGTAACTATCAAGGTAGTTGTTGGTACAAAGTAACCCATCCGGGGAATTTCACGGTCAATTACGGGATAAACCTCGAAAAATGGGGAGACAAAAACATCATTGAAGATGAAATAAAAAGTGGACTAAAAAATGAGATGATCGATGTCAGCATAAGTGAGTCCGGTGATACCTATATAAAAAGACACCCTGTACAAGGCTTTTTGCTACTGCTGAACGCCAACTATGGGAACCCTATAAAAGTTAGTTATAGTTATTTGAACCCCGATGGTCCCAAACTCACCGACTCCCAAAGGGAAGAGCAGAAACAGAATACTTATAAAATTGCCAACTATCTTATTAATCACTATCAAAACTAAAGCTAAGATGAAACCATTGCAAAACATCCTGTTGTTCTGCCTCTTGTTTATTGGAGCATTCCAAGGATATGCCCAACCTTTCACCTTGAACAAAGCAATTCAACCTGTAGAACTAAAACTGATGGCTGATACCAGAACTGGACACGAAGGAGAACTGGGCATAGTTTATTTTAATCGATTGAAAGATTCCGCAATGTACCACTATGTCACGGGACACGACCTCTACAACTTTATTGACGTGTTGGTAACCAGTGTTGATGGCACTCCACTAAAGGTAAGTTTGGCAAAAGATAATTGGGAAGCAGTGCAGGCCGAACAAAATACTGCCCGTGCACAAGATGGGATGGTTGACTTTAAAATACGCACTTGGGGAAGTTTCGGAATAAAAGTGGAAACGGACCAACCCAACAACTCACTCTATAACATTACCGTATTGGCTAGCCCAGAAAAGAAAACCTATCTCGGCAGCGCCTTTAGAACCATCAATGAGGATGAAATGACATCCAATGGTGAAGCTCCTTCCAGTGAAGCTGGTGAGATGGGCGGTAATGGCGGAAAGACCAACTACCTGTTATATATTGCCCTTGGGGTTGCCTTATTGGTCATTGGTGTTTTGGCCGGTAAACTCATGGGTAGGAAAGGAAAAGGGACTACGGTAATTCTGGTGCTTCTATCATTAATGCCGTTATCAAGCTTTAGTCAGGATAGGGGTGCCGTGTTGACCATGGAAGAGTTTGAAAGCTGGAAAGAGGAACAGGATTCAAAACATGAAATGGTTATGCGTCAGTTGCAGGTTTTAGAAAGCGAGCGCAAAGCAGTGGATAAAGTTGTGGGCAATTTGGACAAGACCATCTCAACCATTAGGAAACAATGGGACAATGTAAAGTTACTTTATAATACCTACAATAATGGGCTGGGCAAATGCATCAGTTCAGCACCACCAGCACAAGCTCCTTCCATTCCTTCCATTTGCACCGATTTGTATTTTGATGACAATGGTGATATTTCAGAGGAGGAAGACCAAGGGTGTGCCTCATGTTTTCTGGAAGCGCGAAAGAAGTTTAACAATATGCGATACCAGTTTGAAAAGCTGGCCACTATCTATAAGTGTACCAAGGACTTTTCCAACGCCGCAATTTCTTTTGGGGATGATGTATCCGGCTTTACTCCCAGTGGTGTAGGCGGTATGGCATGGCAAACGCAAAGAAGAAATATTGAAAAGTCAGTAACAGAACTCGAACAGGCTTACGATAATAAATATGCCGAATTTCTTCAAAGTCTAGCCGATGCCATGATGGAACTCAACATCTGTGAAGCCAAGTATGGGGTTGAAGACTGGTATGACCGTTTTGGCTATATGTATTTTGAATTTATGAAAGACAAATATCAAAGAAACGACTGATGAAAGTGAAAAAAATAAAGTTTATCCCACTGATATTCATTAGTTTACTTATTTTCGGTAGCTGCAAATCTGTAAGCCCTGTAGTGTCCTCCACCAATACAGACATTATTGGGTCTTGGGAAGGCTGCGATGGACGTGTCGTTTCCTTTTATACCAACGAAAATGGAGAGATCGAAGGGCGTTATTCAAAGCTTGGGGGACTTGGAAGGTTCAAGTTTGCCGTGGATGAAATAGGCTTTTTTCTAACCCAGACAAGCACTGGCGTGTATACTGGAAAGGTGAAATGGAGAAACACTTCCGGAGCGGCAACCTGGAGGGATGAAACCATAGTGGTGGAAAACAATATTCTAAAAACATCGGGTTCTGATGCTTGTGGTAACGAAATGACAAGGGTTAAAACTATATGAGCCCTTCTTGCTGTCAATAAATCAACAAAAATTAAAAGCCCCTGTATTAGGGGCTTTTTTTAAGCTTCAGGCTTGATGAGCTTATTTCAATTTTACTTTCCAATACTACTCAACAAACCTAAAAACCTCTCCAAGAAAAATATTGGTAATTACATGTCGATAAGGGTGTAAGAATCACACCTTTTTTCATACCTTTTTCGCGCCAAACGAACGAAACCAAAAAAATGAGGCGTACGAAACTTTTGAATCTGGGCATCTTCCTTGGATTGCTCATTGCTTTTTCCTGTAAAAAAGAACCCCTTAAACCCTTAGAAACCCCAGTTGTAATTGAGTTGGACTCAGTCTACCTCAACCAAAAAGTCGCTGAGGCAGAAAAGATGGGCTCAATCCAATTGGCAGATGGGCTTCAACTTAGTCTTTGGGCGCCTGACACGCTGGCTCCAGACCCCATTGCCATGGATATTGATGCGCAGGGCCGTATCTTCTTTACCCGCACCAACCGCCAAAAAAATTCAGAGTTTGATATTCGTGGCTATCGGCATTGGATGACCGCTTCCAATAGTTTTAAAACGGTCACTGACCGCAAAGCTTTCCTGCATGAAACCTTTTCAACAGCTAAAAGTGAAGAAAATGCTTGGTTGTCCGACCTTAATGGAGATGGCAACCATGACTGGATGGATTTAGCCGTGGAAGAGGAAGAAATATGGCGATTGGAAGATGCAGACAATAATGGCGTTGCCGAAAAAGCAACTCGCGTTGTCCATGATTTTCATACTGTTGAAACCGATGTGGCCAACGCTTTGCTTGTAGATGACGAAACTCTTTTTGTGGGTATTGCACCAGATATGTGGCGTATGGAAGATACCAACGGTGACGAAGTCTTTGACACAAAGACTTCACTGGCAACGGGTTTTGGTGTTCATATTGGTTTTAGCGGTCACGGCATGTCCGGTGCAATCATGGGGCCCGATGGCAAACTCTATTGGGGTATTGGTGACATTGGGGCAAGCATCACTGATAAAGAAAGAAATCGATATCCATACCCCAACCAAGGGGTCATTGTACGCAGCAATCCAGATGGGTCCAATTTTGAGGTGTTTGCCCATGGCCTTCGGAATACACACGAATTTGTTTTTGACACGTATGGCAATATCATCTCTTCCGATAATGATGGCGACCATAGAGGAGAAAGTGAACGGTTGGTCCATATTGTTGAAGGTTCTGATGCCGGATGGCGTTCCAATTGGCAATATGGAAAGTATACTGACCCAAAAAACAATGGATATAGGGTTTGGATGGATGAAAAGTTCTTCCTCCCCCGATGGGAAGGACAAGCGGCACATATTATTCCCCCCATTATGAACTACCACAATGGTCCAACAGGAATGCTTTTTAATCCCGGGACAGCTTTGGGCTCAGATTGGGTGGACAAATTCTTCTTGGTTGAGTTTGTGGGCGACCCTGCCCTATCCCATATTTGGTCCTTCGATTTAAAACCAAAAGGAGCTTCGTTTGAGCTCAACTCAGAAACGGATGTGTTGAGCGGTATTTTGCCCACCGCCATCAAGTTTGGGCCAGATGGCGCCCTTTACGTTGCAGACTGGCTCAATGGCTGGGACACAAAAAATTCCGGACGGGTTTGGAAACTGGATGTTACCGATTCAGAAAACGATTTGGCCGAACAACGTGCCAAAACCCAAGAATGGATGACTACGGACTTTTCAGCATTGAGCAATGATGAACTGGTCGAATTACTACGCTATCCCGATATGCGTATCCGGCAAAAAGCACAATTTCAATTGGCCAAAAGTAGCTTTTGGGGCTATCGGAAATTGAAGCGGGTAGCTCAGGAAGATGACCATCAACTGGCACGAATCCATGCCATTTGGGGCATTGGCCAACTCGCGGCCAAAGAATTGGACAAAGCCGATGTTTTAGAGAACCTTTTGAACGACACGGATCAGGAGATTGTTGCCCAAAGCTTAAAAGTATTGGGAGACTTACGCTATACCGAAGGAAATTCCAAAATGATAAGCCTGTTAAAATCAGAGAGTCCCAGAGTACAGTTTTTTGCTGCCCAAGCATTGGGTCGCATTAAGGCGCAAAATGCCGTTCAGCCTTTATTGGATATGTTGGCGAAGAATGCCGATAAGGATGTTTACCTCCGTCACGCGGGGGTATTGGCCCTTTCACGAATTGGAGAGGTTGAGCCTTTGGTAAACTTGGCAAACAGTGAAAATCGTTCTCTGAAAATTGCAGCTGTCTTGGTTCTACGGAGAATGAAAAGCCTTCAAGTGGCCACCTTTTTAAAAGATGCCGATGAATATATCGTCACTGAAGCCGCCAGAGCCATCAATGACGACAAGGGGATTGAAAAAGCCCTTCCTGAGTTGGCGGCACTGTTGGAAAATCCAAAATCCAGTTCAGAACCGCTCATGCGACGCGTCATTAATGCTGCGCTTCGAGTCGGAGGTGAAAGACAGTTAGACCTTTTGATTCATTATGCCAAGAACAAAAGCGCTCCTCCCGTATTACGAGGAGAAGCCTTGGCCGCTTTGAGCACTTGGGCCTCACCTTCAGTTATGGATCGCGTAGATGGTCACCACTTGGGCGAAATATCACGCCCATTGGAACCTATTCAAAAGAAAATAAGCGGAAGTTTATCCGATTTCTTAAATGATGATAACCAAGAAGTATTGGTAGGTGGTTTAAAATTGGTGTCGTCCCTTCAATTGAAAGGACATGAAAACCGTTTGGTTCAACTCATGCGAAGTCATCCTTCACCCTTGGCAAGGTCAGAAGCCTTGAAGGCTTTGGGCAATGTAGGTTATGATCAACTGGCGCAGGTGATGCGTTTGGGCATGGGTGATGAAAATGCTCAAGTGAGACGAACCGCCGTTGGGTTGATAGGAGAACTTTCCCTTAGTAAAGATGAACTACCAGGTGTTGTAAATCCTATTTTTGACAAAGGTGGTATCGGTGAACAACAAGCTTTGCTGGAGGTCTTGTCAGAAATGCCAGTGGAAAAAAGTGAAGCTGTTCTTTTGAGTTTATTACAAAGGGCCGCACGTGGAAATATTGATGAAGCCGTTATGTTAGATTTGATTGAAGCCGCTTCAAATAGTGGTTCCGAAAAGCTCGGGAACCAACTCGCTGCACTACAAAATCAAGGCTATGGTACTGGAGCCTATACTGAAACCCTCCATGGTGGCAGTTGGTGGGACGGTCAAACTGTTTTTGTAAGTAATCCTACCGCCCAATGTGTACGTTGTCATGCATTAAAAGGTTCTGGCGGTAAAGTAGGTCCGGCTTTGGATGATATTGGAAACACCTTGTCTCGAGAACAAATTTTGGAAGCTTTGATTGAACCTTCAAAACGGATTGCTCCAGGCTATGGCAGCGTTACCTTGACATTGACCAACGGACAAGAGGTCACAGGGTTGTTGGAAGAAGAGAACGAAGAAGGTCTTATCCTTAGAACTTCAGACGCCGAACCGCTTGAAGTGGCACATTCCCGCATTCAGAGCAGGCGTAATTCTCCTTCAGGAATGCCGCCAATGGGAAAACTAATCAATAAACGCGAACTTCGGGATTTGATAGAATATCTGAGTAGTCTTAAGCTAGAGAAATAATGCAATAATTGCATTTAGTGGGTATGTCAAGTTCCACTATACGCCACAAACTCGGCCATAACATCTTCCATAATGGCATAAATGTCCACAGCAGAGACATTGGTACATAAGGAAATAATTGCCCCAGACTCAACATCGTATACAAATAGGGCGCGATACCCCCTAACACCGCCCAAGTGCCCCCATTGGGTTCTTCCCTGAAACGAAAAACGTTGCACACCCAGACCATATCCCGTCCAAACACCGTCGGTGAACGACACAAATGAGGTCATTTCGGTTTGGGATGTACTGGTTAAAACTTCATTGGTGGTATAGAGCTTTTTGGCCCATATTGCAATTTCATTGGGTGTTGCCACCAAAGCACCAGCAGCCCATCGTAAACTTTGGGCTTCTTGGTTTATCAAAAGAAAGTCAATATTGTCCTTGACCCCATCACCGTCCATGTCTGACCATCCGTCAGCCAGCGGTTCCGGGGCTTCTTCCTCTCCCAAAAAATAAAAAGACTGCAATCCAAGTGGGTTCCACAATCGGTCTCTAAGCACTTGACCAATTGTTTTTCCTTCAATGGACTCTATAATGATTCCTAAAACGATATAATTGGTATTTGAATATCCAAAATTCTGTCCCGCAGAAAAAACAGGCGCATCCACAAAGGTCTCCAAGATTTCGAGTGGGGTCCAACCGTCTGTATCACCAAACTCTGAAGAAGTAGGCGTATTGGGGTTTGCCAAATAATCAAAAATACCACTTTGATGGCGCAGTAACTGCCGCACAGTAATGTCTGGATCAATATTCTCAATTGACGGAAGCCAATTACTCAATGGATCATCCAGCGACAGTTTTTCCTCTTCAACCAATTGGAGCATAACCGCAGCTATTGCAGTTTTTGTGATACTGGCAATAGCAAACTTGGTGTTGACCGTAATGGGAGTGCCGGGGATAGCGTTGCCCGCAACCCCGTTCCAAACTGACTCACCGGGAATATGTACCGATACAGAGATTCCCTTTACATCATTTAAAACAGTTTCATTATCCAGGATGTTCCGAATTGAAACTTGTAAATCTTCAAAGGTGATTTGTGTATCTTCATTTTCCTTTGGGCTTGGACTTGGGTCACTGGAACAGGAAACGGTGATCAACAGTATTGTACATAGGAAAAGTAGTCTGGTTTTCATGACTGTGTGCTATTTGCACGAAATTACCCATCTTCATTTCTTCAATCGTAAAAAATAGGTTAACAAGTAGAATGTTTACTGCTTTTTATCGCCCAAATCAAAAAGTATACTAACTCTGGACAGGGGTTTTTGAGCCATCCGATGAAACCAGGATTCTTTATTCAAAGGCGTTATTCCCGTAGACTTTCCGAAATGCCGCTTAGAAAAATGGGTACTGTCTAAAACATCTCAAAAATTTCCGTAATGGGTTTTCGTACCTTTTTTCTGAATTGGGTATGGTCATCGGCTGACCGATACCCTACTGGCGCAATAATACTGGTACTCAACCCTCTTTCTTCCAACTTGAGAATCTTATTATAGTCCTCCCTGTCAAATCCTTCCATGGGGCAAGCATCAATCTTAAGTTCGGCACAGGCCGTCAATAAATTCGATAATGCCAAATAGGTCTGTTTTTCGGACCAGGCCTGCCATTCAGACCAATTCATCCGCGAAAGACTCTCTTTGATAAAATTTCTATAGCTGGTCAACTTTTCCAAGGTAGTACCTTGTATTTTGGCCGTTGAAGCAATATACGCATCCACGTCTTCTTCCCTGTGCTCCGTATAATTACAAAAAACAAAAAGGTGTGAAGCTTCCGTAACTTGGGATTGTCCCCATGAAAAGGGCAATAATTTTTCGCGTGTCTCCTTATCGGAAATCACCAAAACCTTATACAGTTGCAATCCGTATGACGATACAGATAGTTGTACGGCCTCTTTCAGTTTTTCCAAATCATTTTCGTTGACTTTTCTCGAAGAGTCAAACTTTTTTGTGGCATAACGCCATTTTAAACTTTCCAATAATCTCATAACCTATAAAATGTTCAATATTCTAATTTTTGTTCATCAAGAAAATCCCCAAAGCCATTGCAAATATGCCCAATGCCCTTTTAATGACAAGAGGTTCATTAGGGAGGCCAAACCATCCAAAGTGTCCGGCTACAGTGGCAAAAAGCAATTGTCCAAAAAGCCCCAGTGATATCATCGTCGATATACCCAGTTTGGGAATGGTATAATAGTATAGACAAATACCAATCACACTGAAAAATGCTCCAGAGAACCATAAATATGCAGGCACATTTCTGTAAAGACTGAAATCCATTGAAGACCTTGTCAATACCAAGACCAACAAGAGCGCAAATAATGCACTGAAAGCAAAGGCCACCAAAGAGGCCAGAATGGAACTTTTAAGCTGCACTCCCAATTGGGCATTGAGCCCTCCCTGCATGGCCAAGGAAACTCCACCCAAAATTGCCAGTAAAAAATAAATACCCTTGTCCATCTTTATGTATTTACCGCAAAACTAAGGTTGGAAAAACTGTGAAAAATTAACATAGCTTAATAAAATGGGAATTGGTCTATCCACTTATTAGTAAATCCATTTCAACATTCAACTTGTGGAGAATAGCAATCGACGCACATGATGTTTCCATTTGGGAAATTAACCTCTTGGAATATAATGGTAGTTTGTCTTTTGATTTTAAAAAGGTTTCCTCATCCGGCCATTGGGCATAGGCCATAAAAACACCATTTTCATCTTTATGCAATCGAGAACCAAGACTCATGGCGTGATCCAAAAATGCTTGGGTCAATTTAGCCCATACCTCTCTAAATTGTGGTTCTCTTCCTTGGATTACTTCAAATTTGTAAATAACAACATGCATTGCTAAATAGTTTTGTATTCCCTAACAAGCTACAAAGAATAGCTTTGCAAAACCCCGTGCTTTTTAAAGCCCATTTTGCTATAAATCCGCTCGCCGGCCTCAGAGGCGACCAAAAAAATTTGTTGACTTTCATTTTTTTGCGCAACCTGAATCAAGTGTTTGGTCATTATCTTTCCCAGTCCCCTACCCCTAAATTCGGGCAAAGTTCCAATCATGTGGATTCCAGCTACTTTGTCTTTATCCAAATAAACAATCCCGCAACTGCAATAAAAGTTCCCTAGCTTACCCAAAAACAGCTTAAACGATTGCCTTTTATGTAAAGGGGATATGGTCGTTTCCAAAACGGGATACCCAAAGGATTGGGATGCCACATCGGCAAAGATTCTTGCTTTTTCATCCGAATCCACTCGTTCTATTTGTGCAATGTAGGTTTCAGGCTCAAAGTTACCACCAGTCGCATCCATTGACATGGCCGCAACACTGGAAGTCAATACAAAACCTTGATTGAGCAACTGTGTTCCCATTTCTTCATCTTCATGAATGCCAACAGAATTGGGGATAACTTCTGCTCTTATTCCATCTTTTAGCGAATCGATATACAGTCCGCTAGTTTTTAGACCAAAGACTTTGCTGGGCCATGATTTTTGGTCTGGAGCTGTATAGTCATACTCCATGCCCTGATGAATAAATCCGCCCAACCTACCAATCTCTCTCCAAAATCTAAAAAGGTGTTCTACAATATGCTGGTTCATGACATCTTAGTTTTGAAGGTGTTCCGTTTCCATTTCTACCAACGTTGATACGAGCTCATTCAATTTTTCCCGAATGGAACGGGTTTCAACCTCCTTTTTTCCAACATCAAAATTTTCGGTAAAACTTCCCAA
Encoded here:
- a CDS encoding AbiH family protein, which produces MEYQTKQNIEVNYIHGSLENDWIVFGYGDDTDENYQIMRDLEIDELIENYKNQAYSKYDNYSQLYERALNKYNEYDVLVIGHSLGKTDKALLSEIINSSKLGKFYCFKRKDLEHTPEFVEKEFDVLNKMASRIFSNELDKRKKMVPLSKSAFFP
- a CDS encoding LexA family transcriptional regulator; translation: MNLHRTQERLLDLLSKNLDSPLSMRDLQEELGLSSPSLVYHHINQLESKGLLKRNPSNPSDYQILSTPEEPITFLNLYGPAKCGPDGTILSGNPITRIPLPSSLISFSVDQAFLVQAEGDSMVPEIRNKDLVIAKKQQSAENGEIVVCSLDGGVRIKKFRRVTNEVCILESINQNHDPIVVKEGMTFNIEGIFKGLIRR
- a CDS encoding AbiV family abortive infection protein, giving the protein MKNDAFYLDGYRHALDNAKSLLDIATCASEMNNRGAGTSLCILSAEESIKAVFILQQSVNPNQKISDYEDIFKSHKTKHEYIVELFKQMDRFRFKILEEYGKVRHDRKLRRKVARKNPKIMKTVDWAFQNFKSIPEMMDTFDWFEKANVQKNYGLYLGLNQQKGAWNIPIKTEAIVFKRALRNAKNIYEYAVYSKEILTDPSVIKKHQTE
- a CDS encoding PVC-type heme-binding CxxCH protein — its product is MRRTKLLNLGIFLGLLIAFSCKKEPLKPLETPVVIELDSVYLNQKVAEAEKMGSIQLADGLQLSLWAPDTLAPDPIAMDIDAQGRIFFTRTNRQKNSEFDIRGYRHWMTASNSFKTVTDRKAFLHETFSTAKSEENAWLSDLNGDGNHDWMDLAVEEEEIWRLEDADNNGVAEKATRVVHDFHTVETDVANALLVDDETLFVGIAPDMWRMEDTNGDEVFDTKTSLATGFGVHIGFSGHGMSGAIMGPDGKLYWGIGDIGASITDKERNRYPYPNQGVIVRSNPDGSNFEVFAHGLRNTHEFVFDTYGNIISSDNDGDHRGESERLVHIVEGSDAGWRSNWQYGKYTDPKNNGYRVWMDEKFFLPRWEGQAAHIIPPIMNYHNGPTGMLFNPGTALGSDWVDKFFLVEFVGDPALSHIWSFDLKPKGASFELNSETDVLSGILPTAIKFGPDGALYVADWLNGWDTKNSGRVWKLDVTDSENDLAEQRAKTQEWMTTDFSALSNDELVELLRYPDMRIRQKAQFQLAKSSFWGYRKLKRVAQEDDHQLARIHAIWGIGQLAAKELDKADVLENLLNDTDQEIVAQSLKVLGDLRYTEGNSKMISLLKSESPRVQFFAAQALGRIKAQNAVQPLLDMLAKNADKDVYLRHAGVLALSRIGEVEPLVNLANSENRSLKIAAVLVLRRMKSLQVATFLKDADEYIVTEAARAINDDKGIEKALPELAALLENPKSSSEPLMRRVINAALRVGGERQLDLLIHYAKNKSAPPVLRGEALAALSTWASPSVMDRVDGHHLGEISRPLEPIQKKISGSLSDFLNDDNQEVLVGGLKLVSSLQLKGHENRLVQLMRSHPSPLARSEALKALGNVGYDQLAQVMRLGMGDENAQVRRTAVGLIGELSLSKDELPGVVNPIFDKGGIGEQQALLEVLSEMPVEKSEAVLLSLLQRAARGNIDEAVMLDLIEAASNSGSEKLGNQLAALQNQGYGTGAYTETLHGGSWWDGQTVFVSNPTAQCVRCHALKGSGGKVGPALDDIGNTLSREQILEALIEPSKRIAPGYGSVTLTLTNGQEVTGLLEEENEEGLILRTSDAEPLEVAHSRIQSRRNSPSGMPPMGKLINKRELRDLIEYLSSLKLEK
- a CDS encoding NAD(P)H-dependent oxidoreductase, whose product is MRLLESLKWRYATKKFDSSRKVNENDLEKLKEAVQLSVSSYGLQLYKVLVISDKETREKLLPFSWGQSQVTEASHLFVFCNYTEHREEDVDAYIASTAKIQGTTLEKLTSYRNFIKESLSRMNWSEWQAWSEKQTYLALSNLLTACAELKIDACPMEGFDREDYNKILKLEERGLSTSIIAPVGYRSADDHTQFRKKVRKPITEIFEMF
- a CDS encoding serine hydrolase — protein: MKTRLLFLCTILLITVSCSSDPSPSPKENEDTQITFEDLQVSIRNILDNETVLNDVKGISVSVHIPGESVWNGVAGNAIPGTPITVNTKFAIASITKTAIAAVMLQLVEEEKLSLDDPLSNWLPSIENIDPDITVRQLLRHQSGIFDYLANPNTPTSSEFGDTDGWTPLEILETFVDAPVFSAGQNFGYSNTNYIVLGIIIESIEGKTIGQVLRDRLWNPLGLQSFYFLGEEEAPEPLADGWSDMDGDGVKDNIDFLLINQEAQSLRWAAGALVATPNEIAIWAKKLYTTNEVLTSTSQTEMTSFVSFTDGVWTGYGLGVQRFSFQGRTQWGHLGGVRGYRALFVYDVESGAIISLCTNVSAVDIYAIMEDVMAEFVAYSGT